The following is a genomic window from Amycolatopsis acidiphila.
CACCGTGCCCGCCGGATCGGCCAGCAGGTCGGGGTAGGCGAAGAAGTCGTCGAGCCGGGCCGCGGTCGCCTGCGGCCCGCCCATCCGCTGCACCAGCCCGGGGATGTCCTGCTGGGTCAGCCACTGGTACTGCCAGGCCGTGCCCTCGTGGAACCCGTCCTGGCCTTCCGGCGTGTACGGCCCGGTCGCCGGGGTGAACCAGTCGCCGCCGGTGACCTTGGGCCGCGGGAACCCGGTGAACCCGCGGTCGGAAACGGTGCTGTCCCACAGGTTCTGGTAGCTGTGCCCCTTCGCCGCGAGCTGCTGCGCGTCCTGCGTCCGGCCGAGGCCGCCCGCCATGATCGACAGCGAGCAGTCCGCCAGCGCGTACTCCAGGGTCGCCGAGGCACCGTGCGCCGGGTCGGTGTCCTGGCCCTTCTTCGGGAAGTCCGGGTCGTACTGGACGAACCCGTTCGCCTGGTAGCTCTCGTTGCCCGCCCGGCCCTGGAACGGCGACGAGGCAGGCGGGAGCTGCGTGGAGTTCTGCAGCAACGCCTGGTACGCCTGGCCTTCCATGCCACGCAGGGCGCCGAACCGCCACAGGTCGACCAGGAACGGCGTGACCGGGTCGCCGGTCATCGTGTTCGTCTCCTGGTTCGCGTAGGCCCACCGCGGCAGCCAGCCGCCCTGGTCGTGGATCGCGAGGAGGCTCCGCGCGATGTCCCGTGCCCGGTCCGGCCGCAGCAACGCCAGCAGCTGGTTCTGCGAGCGGTAGGTGTCCCAGAGCGAGAAGTACTGGTAGTACGTCCAGCCCACGGCGCGGTGGACCTGGTCGTCGAAGCCGCGGTAGCGGCCGTCGACATCGTTGCCGGTCAACGGTTGCAGCAGCGTGTGGTACAGGGAGGTGTAGAACACCGTCCGGTTGTCCGTCGAGCCGCCAGTGATGTCCACAGTGGACAACTCGCGTTGCCAGGTTCGCTGGGTGGTGGCCTTCACACGGTCGAAGGACTGGCCGCCTTCGGCCGCCAGGTTCCTTCGGGCGCCGTCGGCGTCCACATAGGAGATCGCCGTGGTGGCGGTGACCGAGCCGGGGTCGGCGAAGGTGAGCCACGCGCCGCGCAGGCCCGCCCCGCCGGAGGACTCGCGGCTGCCCGGGGTGCCACCGGTCGGCGACCAGGTGCCGTAGGAGGCGAACGGCTTGTCGAAGGTGGTCCGGAAGTACGTGGTGTACGGCTTGCCGCCGCAGAACGCCTGCGACTCCACGGTTCCCTCGACCGTCCGGTCGTCCACGACCCGGACGCCGCTGCCGGTCACCGGTTCCTTGTCGTTCGCCTGACCGGTGTTGACGAACACGTGGGCCGGACCGGCCTGGTCGAACGTGTAGCGCTCGACACCGGTGTGGGTCGTCGCCGTGGTCTCGACGTCGATCCCGCCGTAGCCGGTGAGGTGCACCTTGTAGTAGCCGGGCTTGCCGACCTCGCCGTCGTGGGTGTACGGCGAGGCGTACCGGGTCTGGTCGAAAGTGGACGGATCGGCGGGATCGAAGGTGCCGGTGGTGGGCAGGGTCGACACCAGTCCGCCCTGTTCCCAGCACCCGGCGCCGGAGAGGAAGAAGTGCCCGAACCCGCGGATCGCGGTGTCGGTGTACTGGTATCCCGCGTAGTGCGAGCCGATCGGGCTCACCTGGGTCATCCCGAACGGCGCCGAGGCGCCGGGGAACGTGTTGCCCTCGTCCTGCGTGCCGATGAACGTGTTGACCGCGTCGAGCGCGTCCGTCGGCGCGGCCGCCGCCACTGGAGTGACGACGGCCGCCGGAACGAGGGCGGCAGCGAGCACTGCCACCAGTTTCCGCATGGCTATCCGATTCCGATCGCGAACACGTGCAACTGTCCGCCCGAGACGCTTGACGGCAGGGTGACGCTCTTGACCGTCTTGCCCGCCGCGAGCGCGATCGGCGCGCTCGCGAACACATAGGTGTTGATCTGCTGCGAATCGCCGCCGACGCTGTTGCGGTACGGCGTGCGGAACGCAACCTGGTTGCCGAACGCCGGCTGCGCGGCACCGGCACCGAGTGTCCAGTCCGAGAACCCGAGGTTCGCGGTGCTGGTGGTGCCGTCGGTGTAGGTGACCGTCACGGTGCCGGACGCGTTGCCGTTCGCCGCGGCACCGAGGAACGCCAGCTGCCCGCTGCCCGACACGTTCACCGTCTGGCCCTGTGCGATCACGTTGTCCGGCGAACCGGCCGGGTAGTTCGGCCAGCTGTAGGACAACCCGTTCACCGTCACCGTGCTGCCCGCCTTGGCACCGGCCGCGGCCAGTGCGTCGGAGGAGTAGCTGAAACCGACGCCGTCGAAGTTCGCGGCTGCGGGCTTGGCGTCCGGCGAGATACCCGCGTTGTTCACCGTGGCGAGCCAGCTGCCGGGCTGTGCCACGAGCACGCCGAGCGTCGCCGTCAACGACGACTGCCCGCTCGCGCTCATCGTGATCGGCACCTGGTACGAACCTTCGGCGGTGCCGCCCGCCACGCTCACCGTGACGTTCGCCTGAGCCTTGCCGCCGGCGGGAACCGCGAGGTCACCGGAGGACGGGGTGACCGTGACGCCCGCCGGCGGCGCGGCAGTCCAGTGCCAGGTCCGGGCGGTGCCGGACAGGTCCTGCGCGCCGACCGCCGCGGTGCCGGTGGCGCCACCCGGCACCACCACCCGAGCCGGGTCCACAAAGGACCTCGCCGGTGTCTCACCCTCGCGGAACGAAGGCGGGGCGTCACTCGGCGAGCTGCCCCACGAGGTGTTCGGCGTGCCGGACAGCGTGTAGTCGAGCGTGCCGCCGGTCGTGACGAACGACTCCGGCAGCCACGGCTTGGTCGTCGTGGCGCCGTTGACCTTCAGTGTGGACACGTACTGGCCGGCGCCGCTGGAGCTGATCGTGATCTTCTTGCCGGCACCGGTGGTCAGCACGACCTTCGAGAACAGCGGCGAGCCGAGGACCAGCTCCGCGCGACCCGGGATCTCCGGGTACATGCCCAGTGCCGACCACACGTACCAGGAGGACATCTGCCCGAGGTCGTCGTTGCCGACCAGGCCCTCCGGGTTCGGGTTGTACAGCTCGGTCATCGCCCGCCGCACGATCGCCTGTGTCTTGTACGGCGCACCGGCGAAGTCGTACAGCCACGGCGCGTTCGCGTTGGGCTCGTTGCCCATGAACGCGTGCGGGTCCGCCGTGCCGGCGTTGAGCTCGGTGAAGAACTCGTCCAGACGGGACTGGACCGCCTGGTCCCCGCCGAACGCCGTGATCAGGCCCGCGGCGTCGTAGGGCACCATCCAGCTGTACTGCGCGCCGTTGCCCTCGACCCAGCCCGAGGAGCTGGCCGGGTCGTACGGCGTGCTGAACGTGCCGTCCGCCTGGCGCGGCTGCAGATAACCGCTCGCGGGGTTGTACAGGTTCTGCCAGTTCTGCGCCCGCTTCATGAAGTTCTGGTACGTCGAGCTGTCGCCGAGCCGCTGCGCGAGCTGCGCGATGGAGAAGTCGGCACTCGTGTACTCCAGCGTGTCCGCGCCGGCGCCCGGCACGTACCCGAGGTTCTGGTAGTCCGCCAGCCCCGGGCGTTCGGTGTAGCCCTGGGTGTTCGGCTGCGTCGCGCCGCGGATCATGGACAGCAACGCGTTGTTCGCGTCGAAGTCCTTGGCCCCGAAGGCGTACGCGCTGGAGACGATGATGTGGTACGGGTCGCCGTTCATCACGCCCGTGTAGTCGTTCGCCACCGTCCAGCGGTCCCAGGACCCGCCCTGCGCGGCATACGCGGTCATCGACCGGGCGATGTCGGAGGTCTCCTTGGGCGCCAGCATCGCCAGCAGCTGGATCTCCGAGCGGTAGATGTCCCAGCCGGAGAAGTTGGTGTACATCGCGTGGCCCTTGTCGGCGCTGTGCACGCGGCCGTCGAAGCCGGTGTACTGCCCGTCGGCATCGGAGAACACGTTGGGCTGGATCAGCGAGTGGTACAGCGCGGTGTAGAAGGTGGTCTTGTCCGCGTCCGAACCGCCGGTGACCTGGACCTGGTTGAGCCGGTCGTTCCACGCCTCGCGCGCCGCGGTGGCGACGTCGTCGAAGGAGCGGTGGTTGTTCTCCGTCTTGAGGTTCGCCTGCGCGCCGTCGGTCGACACGAACGAGACGCCGACCTGGACGTTGACCTGCGCGCCGGGCGCGAAGGTCACGTAACCGCCGCTGCCGGGACCGCTGACGGTGGTGTTCGTCGGCTTCTTGGACTCCGAGCGCGCGACGTTGGCCTGCGGTGCGACCTTCGCCTGAGCGCCGCCGTTCGCGGTCGCCTGGTTCGGCGTGACCGTGCCGTTGCGCCAGGTGCCGATCGAGGCGAACGGGGTGTCGAACTTCGCGTAGAAGTAGACGCGGTAGTGCGAGTCCGTGCCGCAGAACCGGCCGCTGGACGCCCAGCCGCTGACGCTGTCCCTGCCGATGGTGACCTGCGCGTCGTCCGTGCCCATGATCGAGCCGGAGCTGTTGATCAGCAACGTCGCCGGGCTGTTCTGCGGGTAGCTGAACCGGCCCGAGCCGGTGCGCTGGGTGGCGCTCAGCTCGACGTTCACGCCGCTGTCGAGCTTGACCGCGTACTTGCCTGCGGTCGCCTGCTCGTTCACGTGCGAGAACGGCAGCGTGTAGCGGCCGGGGTCGGTGGCGGGCGAGGTCGTGACCTGGCCCGCATAGGGGATGAACGGGATGTCTTCATAGGTGTCGCAGCCCGCGCCCGACAGATGCGTCAGGCTGAAACCCTTGAGGGCGGTGCTGTCGTAGTAGTAACCGCCGTGCTGTTCGGTGACCGTGTCCGGGCTCCACTGCACCATCCCGAACGGCACCACCGCCCCGGGGAAGGTGTTCCCCGCGCCGCCGCCCGTGCCCTGGTCCTCGCCGCCCGGCCGGGTGCCGACGAAGGGGTTGACCCACTTCGCCAGATCCTGCGCGGGCGCCGCGTCCGCCTGCACGGCCGGCATGACCATTGAGGTAACCACGAGGCCGGCGGCGAGCGCCAGCCCCCTTCTGACTCGCGAAAGCCTCATCCGGCACCCACTCACGTCTGCCTCCTGACAACCTTGTCGCGCGAGTCACTTTCGTTACCGGCTGACGAGGCGGTCAAGGATCGTGACGGATCCTGTCTTGTTCCGGACAGCCCGATACTCCAAGTGGCGCAAGGGATGCGGAGGGCATCGCACGCACACCATTGACAACCGGACGGCGACGGTGTGGAATCCGCTGCATTATGACAACGTTGTCGGACGGGCATCGTGGGCCGGTCAGTCGCCGGGCCACGATGAGTGACGTCGCCCGGCTGGCGGGGGTCAGCATCAAGACCGTGTCCCGGGTCGTCAACGACGAACCCGCGGTGCATCCGGAGACCGCCCGGCGGGTGCTGGCCGCCATCGAACAGCTCGGGTTCCGGCGCAACCTCGGCGCCCGCAACCTCCGCCGCGGCTCCACCACCGGCACCATCGGCCTGGTCGTGGAGGACGTCGGCAACCCGTTCTACTCCGAGCTCAACCGGGCCGTGGAGAAGATCGCCGGTTCCTACGGCCGGCACGTGCTGACCGGTTCCTCGGACGAGAACTCCGAGCGGGAACGCGAGCTGGCGCTGGAGTTCTGCTCGCGCCGCGTCGACGGGCTGCTGATCGTGCCCGCGGGCGCGCAGCACCACTACCTGGTGCCGGAGATGCGGGCCGGTACGCCCGTGGTGTTCCTCGACCGCCCGGCCGGCGACATCGTGGCCGACACCGTGCTGGTGGACAACCTCGGCGGCACCATCGAAGCGGTCGCGCACCTGGCGCGCCAGGGACATCGCCGCATCGCGTTCCTCGGCGACCGGCCGGACATCTTCACGGCCGGCGAGCGCCTGCGCGGGTTCCGCGAGGGCTGCGTGCGCGCGGGACTGCGCTACGACGAACGGCTCGCGGTGCTGCGGGCGCCGACGCGGGAGAACGTGCTCGACGCGGTGAACCGCCTGCTGACCGGTCCCCGCCGCGCCACCGCTGTCATCGCGGGGAACAACCGGGTCGCCGTGCACCTGCTGCGCGCGCTGACCCACGTGACCCCGCGCCCGGCGCTGGTGAGCTTCGACGACTTCGAGCTCGCCGACCTGCTCGACCCGCCCGTCACCGTGATCGGCCACGACGTGGGCCGGCTCGGCAAGGCGGCGGCCGAGTTGTTGTTCGCCCGGATCCACGGCGAGGATTCCCCGCCGAGAAAGGTAGTTCTGCCCGTGCACCTCGTACCCCGCGGCTCCGGTGAGGTCGCCCCGTGACCAGCCCCAGCAAGCTTGCGGCCAACCAGCCGCCCCAGTTCTACCGCGGCGGCGCGGCCATCGCCGCCCTCCGAGGCGCCGCCGACGGCAAGGAGTTCGGCCCCGAGGACTGGGTCGCCTCCACCACGACGCTGTTCGGCCAGGAGGAAACCGGCCTGTCCCGGCTGCCCGACGGCCGGTGGCTGCGGGACGCGGTCCGCGCCGACCCGGAGTCCTGGCTCGGCGCCAAGCACGTGGCGGCTTTCGCCGGCTCCACCGCACTGCTGGTCAAGCTGCTCGACGCCGGGCAGCGGTTGCCGGTGCACTTCCACCCGTCGAACTCCTTCGCCCGGAAGCACTTCGACTCCCACTTCGGCAAGACCGAGGCCTGGATCGTGGTCGGCACGAGCGGGGACGACCCGCGGGTCTACCCCGGCTTCCGGGAGAGCGTGGACCCGGCGACGGTCGGCGAGTGGGTGCGGGAGCAGGACGGTGCCGCGATGCTCGGCGCGCTGAACAGCGTGCCGGTCAAGCCCGGCGACAACGTCTACATCCCCTCGGGCCTGCCGCACGCGATCGGCGCGGGCGTGTTCGTCGTCGAACTGCAGCAGCCGACGGACTTCTCGCTCACCATCGAATGGCGGGACTTCCTGCAGAGCCCGGAGAAGGGCCACCTCGGCCTCGGTTTCGACACCGCGTTGCAGGCGCTGGACACCTCGGCGCGCGACCCGGAGTCGATCATCACCCGCACCGGGGCCACCGATGAGTCCATTGTGGAGCTCCTGGTGCCGGGGGCGGCGGAGTTCTTCCGCGCCGACCGGCTGCACCCGAAGCCCTCGCTGGCGCTGGACCCGTCGTTCACCGTGCTCGTGATGCTCGACGGCCAGGGCACGCTCAAGACCGAGCACGGCGGGGACCTCGCACTGGCCAAGGGCGACACCGTCGTGGTGCCCTACGCGGCGGGGCAGGCCGAGCTGTCCGGCGAGCTGACGACCATCCGCTGCCGACCCCCAGCACCGGGAGCCTGACATGACCGACGCCGTCCTCCTGGACGCCCAGAACATCGTGAAGCACTACGGCTCGGTCGAGGCGCTGCGCGGCGCGTCGTTCCAGGCGAGAGCGGGCGAGGTCACCGCGCTGATCGGCGACAACGGCGCCGGGAAGTCGACGTTGATCAAATGCCTCTCCGGCGCCGAGCAGCCGTCCTCGGGGCGGATCCTGCTGGACGGCGAGCAGGTGCACCTCGACACCCCCACCACCGCGCGCAGGATGGGCATCGAGACCGTGTACCAGGACCTCGCGGTCGCGCCCGAGCTGGACCCGGCCGCGAACCTGTTCCTGGGCCGGGAGATCCACCGCCGTAGCATCCTCGGCAAGCTCGGGATGCTCGACAAGGCGGAGATGCGGCGCCAAGCGGTCGAGGAGTTCAAACGACTCGGCGTGACGCTGCAGAGCACGGACGTGCCCATCGGGTCGCTTTCGGGCGGGCAGCGCCAGAGCGTCGCGGTGGCGCGGTCGGTGGTGTGGGCGAGCAAGGTCGTCTTCATGGACGAGCCGACCGCGGCGCTCGGCGTGGTGCAGCGCGAGCGCGTGCTGGACGTGATCCGCCGGGTCCGCGACCAGGGCATCGCGGTGGTGCTGATCAGCCACAACATGCCCGAGGTGCTCTCGGTGTCGGACCGGATCGAGGTGCTGCGCCTCGGCACCCGGGTGGCCCGCTTCCAGGCCGCGGACACCAAGCTCGAGGACCTCGTGGCGGCGATGACCGGCGCGCTGACTCAGGAGGAGGCGGCATGAGGACTGCTCGCAGGTCCGGATCATCGAGCACCATGTTCGCCGACGACATGACACCGGCGCGGCTTGCCGCGCGCCACGAGGAGGCGGCATGACGGCCACCGAGGAGATCCAGTCCACTGTGGACGGCGGTGTCGGCAAGCGCTCGCTGGGCCAACGGCTGATCGGCGCGAACACGTTCTGGATCGCGCTCGTGCTGGTCGCGCTGATCGTGGTGTTCAGCGTGCTCAAGCCGGGCCAGTTCGCGACCGTCTTCACGTTCCAGACGCTGCTGATCGAGACCTCGGTCCTGCTCGTGCTCTCGGTCGGGATGACGTTCGTGATCATCACCTCCGGGATCGACCTGTCCGTCGGCTCGGTGCTGATCTTCGCCGGGATGGTCTGCGGCAAGACGATGGAAGCGCTTTCCCCGGGCGGCAACGCCAGTGCCGCCGGCTGGGGCGTGATCGTCGTCGGGCTGGTCGTGGCTGTGCTGTCCGGCACGATCTGGGGCCTGATCAACGGGTTCCTCATCGCGGTCGCGAAGATCCCGCCGCTGATCGTCACCCTCGGCACGATGGGCGCGGCGCTCGGCGCGGCGTACCTACTCAACAACGGTTCGGACGTGCGCAGCGTGCCGACGGTGCTCAACAAGACGCTCGGCTACGGCACGTCGTTCGGCGGCATCCCGAACCTGGTGCTGGTGGCGGTGGTCATCACGCTGATCGGCGCGTGGCTGCTGCACACGACGAAGTTCGGCCGCTACACCTACGCGGTCGGCTCGAACGCCGAGGCCGCCCGCCGGTCGGGCATCGGGGTCACGGCGCACCTGCTCAAGGTGTACCTGCTGACCGGTTTCCTGGCCGGCATCGCGGGGTTCATGTCGCTGGCCTACTACGCCTCGACCACGATCACCGCGCACACCACGGACAACCTGAACGCGATCGCGGCGACGGTGATGGGCGGCACGAGCCTGTTCGGCGGCATCGGCTCGGTGCTCGGCACGGTCATCGGGGTGTTCATCCCGGCCGTGCTGAAGAAGGGGTTCAACATCACCCAGGTGCCGGACTTCTGGCAGATGATCGCGGTCGGCGCGGTGCTCATCGCCGCCGTCTGGTTCGACCAGCGCCGCCGTCGGCAGCGCAATTCCCGGTAACTACTACAACGAAGTAGAGGTCAGCATGAAGAAGGTGCTCACGGCGGGAACGGCCGTCGCGGCGGCGGTCCTGCTCGCGGCCTGTGGCTCCGGCCAGGTCGGCGGGTCCGGCGGCGGCGACAGCGTGCAGAACAACAAGCAGCTCGCGCTGATCCCCGGTGTGCAGGCCGAACCGTTCTACATCTCGATGCAGTGCGGCGCGGAGGCCGAGGCGAAGAAGCTCGGCTACACCGTCACCACCTCGGCACCGCAGAAGTTCGACGCGGCACTGCAGACGGAGAAGGTCAACGCGCTGGGCTCCAGCCCGCCGGCCGCGCTGCTGATCGCCCCGACCGATGACACGGCGATGCTCGCGCCGATCCAGCAGGTCGCCAACCGCGGCACGAAGATCGTGCAGGTGGACACGGCGCTGAAGGACTCGAGCCTGGCCGTCTCGTCGATCTCCTCGGACAACGTCGAGGGCGGCAAGCTCGCGGCGCAGACCCTGGCGCAGCTGGTGGGCGACAAGCCAGGTTCGGTGCTGGTGCTCGACACCATCGCGGGCACCTCGACCACCGCGGCGCGGGCGCAGGGCTTCAGCGACGAGCTGAAGAACCACCCGAACCTGAAGTCGATCGGCATCCAGTTCACCCAGAACGAGCCGGAGCAGGCGGCGGCGAAGGTCACCGCGGCACTGGCCTCGACCCCGGACCTGATCGGCATCTTCGCCACCAACCTCAACACCGGTGAGGGTGCGGCGACCGGGCTGCGCAACGCGGGCAAGATCGGCCAGGTCAACCTGGTCGGCTTCGACGCCAGTCCGTCCGAGGTGGACGGTCTGCGCAGCGGCGAGTACCAGGCGCTGATCGCGCAGGACCCGGCCATGATCGGCCAGCAGGGCGTGGACCAGGCCGTCGCGGCGCTGGAGAACAAGCCGGTGACGAAGACGCTCACCGCGCCACTGCACTCCCTCACCAAGGCGAACATGGACGCCAACTCGCAGTACTTCTACAAGCAGCAGTGCTGAGCCGGGAGTGGGCGGACAGCGTGTGCTGTCCGCCCACTTCTCACATCTGCTTCAGGTGCTCCGCGAGCCACGTGCGAGTGGCCCGCCAGAGCCCGGCCCCCAGCGAGATCCGCGCGACGCCGAGCGCGGCCGGATCGGCGTCCGGGATGCGGTTCCCGTTGACCGCCGCGGGGCTCACGGCCCGCACGAACTCCCCCAGCACCTCCGGGGAACGGATCGCGATCGGGTACACGCAGTCCGCGCCCGCCGCGAGATACGCCTTCGCCCGCTCGATCGCCTCCGGCAGCGCCGCCTGCTGGTCCCCTCGAGGAACAGGTCGATCCGCGCGTTGAGCACCAGGTCCTGGCCGGCGGCCTCCCGCACCGCGGCGAGCCGGTCGGCCTGCTCGCCGACCGCGCGGATCCCGCCGCGGGCGTGGTCGGTGTCCTCCAGGTTGCACCCCACCGCGCCGGCGCCGAGCAACCGCTCGGCCAGCTCGGCGGCGGGCAGCCCGTATCCCGACTCGGCGTCCACCGTCACCGGGACCGAAACCGCCCGCGCGATCCGCGCCGCCGCGGCGAACATCTCCTCCGCCGGCGCCTGCTCCCCGTCGGCGTAGCCGAGCGCGGCCGCCACGGCGACCGAACTCGTGGCCACCACGGGAAACCCGGCCTCTTCGACGAGCCGTGCGCTGTCGGCGTCCCAGGCGTTCGGCAGCAGGAGAGGGTTGCCGGGGACGTGCAGGGCGCGCAGCGCCGCGGCCGTCACCGGGGCACCGGCGTGCGGCTGGTGACGTTGAGCCGGTTGAAGGCGTTCATCGTGGTCACGGCCCAGGCGACGGCGGCGTACTGCTCCTCGGTGAGCACCGCGGTCGCCTGCTCGTACACCTCGTCCGGCACGTCCTGCGTCTGCGACAGCTTGGTCATCGCATCGGTCAGCGCGAGCGCCGCACGCTCCTGCTCGGTGTAGCGATCGGTCTCCCGCCACGCGTCGAGCAGGTAGATCCGCTGTTCGGTCTCGCCGTGCTCGCGGGCGTACTTCACGTGCATGTCGAGGCAGAACGCGCAGCCGTTGAGCTGCGAGGCCCGGATCTTGCACAGTTCGAGGATCAACGGGTCGAGGCCGGCGTCAGCGGCCAGCTTGTTCACGGAGTTGTTCAGTTCGATCAGTTGCTTCAGCAGTTCCGGCTGCTTGCGGCTGAGTGGGTATCGCGTGCTCATGCGTTCACGCTATCGTCGACTGGCACACGAGTATGGTCCAGTCTCATGGCGGATTCGTGGTCCAGTTCGGGTTGGGACGTGCACCTCGACTGGCGGCCGGGCAGCGGGCGGCAGGGGCTCGCGGACGCCGTGCGCCGGGCGGTCCGGGACGGACGGCTCGGCCCCGGGACGGCCCTGCCGTCGACCCGCGCGCTCGCGAAGGACCTCGGGATCGCCCGCGGCACCGTCACCCGGGTGTACGCCGACCTCACCGTCGAGGGCTACCTGCGCACGAGCCAGGGCGCGCCGACGCGGGTCGCCGC
Proteins encoded in this region:
- a CDS encoding carboxymuconolactone decarboxylase family protein, with protein sequence MSTRYPLSRKQPELLKQLIELNNSVNKLAADAGLDPLILELCKIRASQLNGCAFCLDMHVKYAREHGETEQRIYLLDAWRETDRYTEQERAALALTDAMTKLSQTQDVPDEVYEQATAVLTEEQYAAVAWAVTTMNAFNRLNVTSRTPVPR
- a CDS encoding LacI family DNA-binding transcriptional regulator, giving the protein MSDVARLAGVSIKTVSRVVNDEPAVHPETARRVLAAIEQLGFRRNLGARNLRRGSTTGTIGLVVEDVGNPFYSELNRAVEKIAGSYGRHVLTGSSDENSERERELALEFCSRRVDGLLIVPAGAQHHYLVPEMRAGTPVVFLDRPAGDIVADTVLVDNLGGTIEAVAHLARQGHRRIAFLGDRPDIFTAGERLRGFREGCVRAGLRYDERLAVLRAPTRENVLDAVNRLLTGPRRATAVIAGNNRVAVHLLRALTHVTPRPALVSFDDFELADLLDPPVTVIGHDVGRLGKAAAELLFARIHGEDSPPRKVVLPVHLVPRGSGEVAP
- a CDS encoding GH92 family glycosyl hydrolase; amino-acid sequence: MRKLVAVLAAALVPAAVVTPVAAAAPTDALDAVNTFIGTQDEGNTFPGASAPFGMTQVSPIGSHYAGYQYTDTAIRGFGHFFLSGAGCWEQGGLVSTLPTTGTFDPADPSTFDQTRYASPYTHDGEVGKPGYYKVHLTGYGGIDVETTATTHTGVERYTFDQAGPAHVFVNTGQANDKEPVTGSGVRVVDDRTVEGTVESQAFCGGKPYTTYFRTTFDKPFASYGTWSPTGGTPGSRESSGGAGLRGAWLTFADPGSVTATTAISYVDADGARRNLAAEGGQSFDRVKATTQRTWQRELSTVDITGGSTDNRTVFYTSLYHTLLQPLTGNDVDGRYRGFDDQVHRAVGWTYYQYFSLWDTYRSQNQLLALLRPDRARDIARSLLAIHDQGGWLPRWAYANQETNTMTGDPVTPFLVDLWRFGALRGMEGQAYQALLQNSTQLPPASSPFQGRAGNESYQANGFVQYDPDFPKKGQDTDPAHGASATLEYALADCSLSIMAGGLGRTQDAQQLAAKGHSYQNLWDSTVSDRGFTGFPRPKVTGGDWFTPATGPYTPEGQDGFHEGTAWQYQWLTQQDIPGLVQRMGGPQATAARLDDFFAYPDLLADPAGTVRDEWVTGPYNYYNQFRYNPNNEPDLHAPWMYTLVGQPWKTSAVLRAAHTLFTNAPNGVTGNDDLGEMSAWYVFSSLGLYPAVPGTGQFVLSAPQFPKAVVHLENGRDIVLEAGGADAARTQYVQGLRVNGVGSDRAYIGLEQLTRGSTLDFRLTTDATSANWATGPGGAPLSPCAS
- a CDS encoding class I mannose-6-phosphate isomerase — encoded protein: MTSPSKLAANQPPQFYRGGAAIAALRGAADGKEFGPEDWVASTTTLFGQEETGLSRLPDGRWLRDAVRADPESWLGAKHVAAFAGSTALLVKLLDAGQRLPVHFHPSNSFARKHFDSHFGKTEAWIVVGTSGDDPRVYPGFRESVDPATVGEWVREQDGAAMLGALNSVPVKPGDNVYIPSGLPHAIGAGVFVVELQQPTDFSLTIEWRDFLQSPEKGHLGLGFDTALQALDTSARDPESIITRTGATDESIVELLVPGAAEFFRADRLHPKPSLALDPSFTVLVMLDGQGTLKTEHGGDLALAKGDTVVVPYAAGQAELSGELTTIRCRPPAPGA
- a CDS encoding ABC transporter substrate-binding protein; its protein translation is MKKVLTAGTAVAAAVLLAACGSGQVGGSGGGDSVQNNKQLALIPGVQAEPFYISMQCGAEAEAKKLGYTVTTSAPQKFDAALQTEKVNALGSSPPAALLIAPTDDTAMLAPIQQVANRGTKIVQVDTALKDSSLAVSSISSDNVEGGKLAAQTLAQLVGDKPGSVLVLDTIAGTSTTAARAQGFSDELKNHPNLKSIGIQFTQNEPEQAAAKVTAALASTPDLIGIFATNLNTGEGAATGLRNAGKIGQVNLVGFDASPSEVDGLRSGEYQALIAQDPAMIGQQGVDQAVAALENKPVTKTLTAPLHSLTKANMDANSQYFYKQQC
- a CDS encoding GH92 family glycosyl hydrolase — encoded protein: MPAVQADAAPAQDLAKWVNPFVGTRPGGEDQGTGGGAGNTFPGAVVPFGMVQWSPDTVTEQHGGYYYDSTALKGFSLTHLSGAGCDTYEDIPFIPYAGQVTTSPATDPGRYTLPFSHVNEQATAGKYAVKLDSGVNVELSATQRTGSGRFSYPQNSPATLLINSSGSIMGTDDAQVTIGRDSVSGWASSGRFCGTDSHYRVYFYAKFDTPFASIGTWRNGTVTPNQATANGGAQAKVAPQANVARSESKKPTNTTVSGPGSGGYVTFAPGAQVNVQVGVSFVSTDGAQANLKTENNHRSFDDVATAAREAWNDRLNQVQVTGGSDADKTTFYTALYHSLIQPNVFSDADGQYTGFDGRVHSADKGHAMYTNFSGWDIYRSEIQLLAMLAPKETSDIARSMTAYAAQGGSWDRWTVANDYTGVMNGDPYHIIVSSAYAFGAKDFDANNALLSMIRGATQPNTQGYTERPGLADYQNLGYVPGAGADTLEYTSADFSIAQLAQRLGDSSTYQNFMKRAQNWQNLYNPASGYLQPRQADGTFSTPYDPASSSGWVEGNGAQYSWMVPYDAAGLITAFGGDQAVQSRLDEFFTELNAGTADPHAFMGNEPNANAPWLYDFAGAPYKTQAIVRRAMTELYNPNPEGLVGNDDLGQMSSWYVWSALGMYPEIPGRAELVLGSPLFSKVVLTTGAGKKITISSSGAGQYVSTLKVNGATTTKPWLPESFVTTGGTLDYTLSGTPNTSWGSSPSDAPPSFREGETPARSFVDPARVVVPGGATGTAAVGAQDLSGTARTWHWTAAPPAGVTVTPSSGDLAVPAGGKAQANVTVSVAGGTAEGSYQVPITMSASGQSSLTATLGVLVAQPGSWLATVNNAGISPDAKPAAANFDGVGFSYSSDALAAAGAKAGSTVTVNGLSYSWPNYPAGSPDNVIAQGQTVNVSGSGQLAFLGAAANGNASGTVTVTYTDGTTSTANLGFSDWTLGAGAAQPAFGNQVAFRTPYRNSVGGDSQQINTYVFASAPIALAAGKTVKSVTLPSSVSGGQLHVFAIGIG
- a CDS encoding ABC transporter permease, producing MTATEEIQSTVDGGVGKRSLGQRLIGANTFWIALVLVALIVVFSVLKPGQFATVFTFQTLLIETSVLLVLSVGMTFVIITSGIDLSVGSVLIFAGMVCGKTMEALSPGGNASAAGWGVIVVGLVVAVLSGTIWGLINGFLIAVAKIPPLIVTLGTMGAALGAAYLLNNGSDVRSVPTVLNKTLGYGTSFGGIPNLVLVAVVITLIGAWLLHTTKFGRYTYAVGSNAEAARRSGIGVTAHLLKVYLLTGFLAGIAGFMSLAYYASTTITAHTTDNLNAIAATVMGGTSLFGGIGSVLGTVIGVFIPAVLKKGFNITQVPDFWQMIAVGAVLIAAVWFDQRRRRQRNSR
- a CDS encoding ATP-binding cassette domain-containing protein — its product is MTDAVLLDAQNIVKHYGSVEALRGASFQARAGEVTALIGDNGAGKSTLIKCLSGAEQPSSGRILLDGEQVHLDTPTTARRMGIETVYQDLAVAPELDPAANLFLGREIHRRSILGKLGMLDKAEMRRQAVEEFKRLGVTLQSTDVPIGSLSGGQRQSVAVARSVVWASKVVFMDEPTAALGVVQRERVLDVIRRVRDQGIAVVLISHNMPEVLSVSDRIEVLRLGTRVARFQAADTKLEDLVAAMTGALTQEEAA